Below is a window of Alphaproteobacteria bacterium DNA.
GCCAGATCGAGCGAGGCGTTCAGCACATCGGCGTCAAGCGAGACCAGCACGTCGCCCTTCTTGACCCGGTCCCCGACATGGACCATGACGCTCTCGACCGGTCCGCCCGTCCGGGCCGCTACATCGCCGGCTTCGCGCGCTACGACCCGACCGATCACGGCCGCCGTCTGCGCCGCATCCTCCTTGATCACCGCATCAACCACTACCTTAGTGGGACCACTGCTTGCCGTCTGCGCCCGAGTGTGATTTGTGGGCAGGAGGATCGCCGCTGCTGCCAGAAGGATGGTCGTTGCCAAGGCTGAAATTCGCATGCGTAATGTCATGACTCTGCTGATTGCCCGTTTCCGGTGGTCGTGATCTCCGAGGTTTGCGCGCGCCCCGTTCGGAGCCCGCTATTCGTGACGTACACCGAATTAGGCCCCACATACAGTGTAATGTCGGACCTTCGGCCCGGATGTGGCATAATTGAAAAAAATCATCGCGATTATCCCCTTGACTCACGTAGGCGCACTCCCCATATTCATGGGTAGGAGGGCACGAACATGGCCAAGGCACCTACGGTTCACGAATTCTTCCAGCGCTTCCCGGACGACGATACCTGCCTGGATCACCTTATGACCGTACGCTATGGCAAGTCGCTGGACTGCCCAGGCTGCGGCGTTCACGGCAAGTTTCATCGCCTGAAAAAGCGCCCTGTCTATAGCTGCCAATGGTGCGGCTACCAGATCAGTCCGATGGAAGGCACGCCCTTTGAGCGGACCCATACGCCGCTTACAAAGTGGTTCTATGCCATGTATCTGTTCACGACCTCCCGGCATGGCGTTCCAGCCAAGGAACTGCAGCGCCAGTTGGGTGTGACCTACAAGACAGCGTGGCGCATGGGCCATGAACTTCGCAAGTACATGGGCGTAGTTGACGGCGATCCGCCGCTTGGCGGGCATACCGAAGTTGACGAAACCATGATCGGCGGATACAGGCCCGGCAAACGCGGTCGCGGGGCGGCGGGTAAGACTATCGTTTTCGGCATGCTTGAGCGTGGTGGCGATGTTATGACCCGCGTTGTTCCGAATGCCCGCAAGGCAACGCTTGAGCGGCACATTCTTGAGCATGTCCACTCCGGCACAACTATCAGCACGGACGAATGGATCGCCTATCGCAAACTGGCGCGTCATGGCTACCAGCATGGCAGGGTCGATCACTCCCGCGATCAATGGGTTTCCGGTATCCACCACACCAACTCGATTGAGGGCTTCTGGTCCATGCTCAAGCGGTCGATCCGGGGCACGCATATTCATGTCAGCCGTCAGCATCTTTCGAAGTACCTCGGCGAGTTTGAGTTCCGCTGGAATTCGCGCCACGCGCCCGAGATGATGTTCGCACGGCTCTTGATGTCTTTTTAGCATCGGGGCCAACAATCGAATCCATCATTGCATCGAACAGTTTCCAATCGCCGCGCGAAGGATGCTCTTTGCAGAACTGGTCGATCTTCCCAGTGCGGCGGGCTTCTTCGAGGCTGAAGTATTTGCCGCGCGCCATATTTATTCCTCATGTGGAATTTTGGTGCTTAAAACGAACTGACCGCCGTTTGTTCCCAACGGCGGAACAGTGACAATGTAATAGTGCTCACTCCTCCATCGTCTTCTTTGTCCAGACCGCACTTCCAACCAGAATGTGTATCGCCCTACAGGATCATTAATTCCACACGGACGCCCCGGTTTTAGTTCCCATTTTTTTTCAGCACCTAGAGTATCTATAAAGCGCTCGTTAGCTATATATGCCGAGGCTTCAGTCTCATCACGCACAACAACAACTGCCTCGTAACTGTCGTTTGCATCCAATGTGACCTTGAGGTCGTCTATAGGTTGGCCATTTTTAATCCATTTCAACCATATGCCTTCTGGCTCGCCCGACGGCCCCCAATCCCCACGGATTAGATAGAGGCGGCAGTTCTCGATCTTATTCTTCCAAAATAGCACCCCGGTTCTGACCGAAAGACTCACAGCCCATTGCGTGCCATTATTCGCGCCAACCCATTGCGATTTCTTCACATCACGCGAAAATACTGGCTTAGGCATGAAAACCCTCGCCAGCCATCGCCATGCGGAAATGGCAAACCCCAACGGAACTGCTATGGTCGCTGATGGAAGGTCCGGCATGGTGCCCCAGACTCTGCCACACCCCGTTACGTGACGCAAGGGGATAATCTCGAAAATCATTTTCCGTCCCGTAACAGGCAGGACCGGCGGGGTCGGTCCAGAGTGCCGACGGGTCCTCACCCGCTCCACCCCTGATCGCGGAAAGGCAGTAAAATCTTGATGACCCCGATTTATACGCACGATTCCTGTATCGCCCATGATCCGGGCCCGGGCCATCCCGAACGGCCCGACCGTCTGCGCGCGGTGCTCCGACGGTTGCGCCAGCCGGATTTTGCGCAACTCGTCTGGTGCGAGGCGGCGCCGGCGACGCGCGCGGCCGTCGCACGGGCGCATGACGCGGCTTATGTGGACTGGCTGCTCGACCAGGTGCCCGAATCCGGCCGGATCGGCCTGGATGGCGACACGTTTCTCTCGCCCGCCTCGGGCGAGGCGGCGTTGCTGGCGGCGGGGGCAGTATGCCAGGCGATCGATGCGGTCATGGCGGGCAAGGCGGATAATGCCTTTTGTGCCGTGCGCCCGCCCGGTCACCATGCGGAAGCCGGGCACGCCATGGGGTTCTGTCTGTTCAATAACATAGCGATCGGGGCCCATCATGCGCGCGCCGAACACGACCTTGCGCGTGTCGCGATGGTCGATTTCGACGTGCATCACGGCAACGGTACCCAGCACATGTTCGAGCGCGATCCGGCGTTCTTCTTCGCCTCGACCCATCAGGGAGGAATCTATCCCGGCACCGGTGCGCGCGACGAGTGCGGTGTCGGCAACGTGGTCAACATGCCCCTGCCAGCCATGGCGGGATCGGCCGATTTCCGTGACGCGATGACCTCGACCATCCTCCCGGCGCTTGCTGCGTTCGCCCCGGAACTCGTGCTGATCTCCGCGGGTTTCGACGCCCATGCGGCGGATCCGCTCGCCATGCTCGATTTGCAGGCCGCGGATTTCGCCTGGGCGACGGCCCGCATCCTCGAGGTTGCCGCGTCCCCGGCCGCCGGCCGCGTCGTGTCCACCCTCGAGGGGGGCTACGATCTCGATGCCCTTGCGGATTGCGCGGCCGCCCATGTGGGGGCTCTTCTTGCGGCCGGCGCCTCCGGCACCACCGTGTGACATCGCCCGGGCCGGGCGGCAGTGTGGCCTTCTTGCGACAGCTTGTGTTTTAGCGGGATTTTGCCTCAATTCCGGCCAATTTCCGGGGGGTTTCCGGTTGCCCGGGCGGGGCCCGATCAGTACACTCCGCGCCCATTCACCCCCCGTTCCCGCCAGGCGGGGACTCCGGGCAATTTGAGCGAAAAGTAATGGCCAATACCAAGACGGTGCCTGCCGATATCGCGAAAATGAGCTTCGAGGACGCCTTGAAGGAACTGGATGCGATCGTCCAGGCACTGGAAAGCGGGGATTCCAGGCTTGATGACGCCATCACCTCCTACGAGCGGGGAGCGGCGCTCAAGAAGCATTGCGAGGAAAAGCTTCGCGAGGCTCAGGCCAAGGTGGAAAAAATCGTCCTTGGTGCCGGGGGCGAGGCTGCCGCCGAGCCGGCCGACATTGACTGAGGTTCAGCCGACGACGGGAGGGGACGTGTCCCGGGTAAGGGAAGCGCTGACGCAGGCGGTGGAGTCCGTCGAGAGCGAGCTGAAGAGCCTGTTGCCGGCCGGTGATGGACTCGATTCCCGCGTCTTCGAGGCCATGACCTACGCCTTGTTTGCGGGCGGCAAGCGGTTACGCCCGTTCTTCGTTCTTACATCGGCCGAGCTTTTCGAGGTCCCGGAGGCCTGGGCGCGCCGGGTCGCGGCCGCAGTGGAGATGGTTCATACCTATTCGCTCGTCCACGATGACTTGCCGGCCATGGATGACGATGATCTCCGCCGCGGGCAGCCTACCTGTCACGTTCAGTTCGACGAGGCCACGGCGATCCTCGCCGGCGACGCGCTGTTGACGCTCGCTTTTGGCGTTCTGGCGGAGCCCGAGACTCACCCGGATGGCAATGTTCGCGCCGAGCTGGTGGCTGCGCTGGCCAGGGCGGCCGGCGCATCGGGCATGGTCGGTGGCCAGATGATGGATCTGGCCGCGGAACATCAGGAACTCGACGTTGGTGCCATTACCCGTCTGCAACGGCTCAAGACCGGTGAGCTCATCGCGTTTTCCTGCGAGGCAGGCGGGATACTGGGGGCGGCTCCAGCCGAGGCGCGCACGGCGTTGCATGCCTATGCCCATGATCTCGGTCTGGCTTTTCAGATCACCGACGATCTGCTGGACGAAACCGGCAGCGCAACCGATTTGGGCAAGGCCGTCGGCAAGGATGCGGCCGCGGGAAAGGCGACCTTCGTTTCGATCCTGGGCGTCGAGGGGGCGCGGCGACAGGCGGTGATGCTGGCCGAGCAGGCAGTGGAACATCTTGATTTATTCGGAAAAAAGGCCGACCTTCTAAGGGATATAGCCCGGTATGTGGTCGATCGCCGCGGCTAAGAGGAGCGAACGTTGAAAACCGGACATACACCTCTCCTGGATACGGTGGTGACGCCCGCCGACACCCGGACGTTCAGCCACGACCAGTTGAAACAGCTCGCCGACGAGCTTCGCAGCGAAACCGTCGACGCGGTCTCGGTCACTGGCGGACATCTGGGTGCCAGCCTTGGTGTGGTGGAACTCACCGTTGCCATACATCATGTGTTCAACACGCCCGATGACCGGCTCATCTGGGACGTAGGTCACCAGTCCTATCCGCACAAGATTTTGACCGGCCGGCGCGACCGGATTCGCACGCTGCGTCAGCCCGGCGGGCTCTACGGTTTTACCAAGCGCGCCGAAAGCGAATACGATCCCTTCGGCACGGCGCACAGTTCCACATCCATTTCGGCCGGGTTCGGCATGGCGGTGGCGCGCGATCTTCTCGGCAAGACCAACAACGTTATCAGCGTCATCGGCGATGGGGCGATGAGCGCGGGCATGGCCTATGAGGCGATGAACAATGCGGGCGATTCCGATTCGCGTCTCGTTGTCATCCTCAATGACAATGACATGTCCATCGCGCCGCCGGTCGGCGCAATGAGCGCCTATCTTTCGCGCCTGATTTCGTCAAAGCCCTATCGTTCGATCCGTCACGCGGCCAAGGAAGTCGCCAAGCGCTTCCCCCGCCCGCTGGAAAAAGCGGTCGAGCGGGTCGAGGAATATGCGCGCGGCATGGTGACCGGCGGCACGCTGTTCGAGGAGCTGGGTTTCTTTTACGTCGGGCCACTCGATGGCCATAATCTCGATCACCTTCTGCCGGTCCTGAGAAATGTCAGGGATTCCAAAGAGAAAGGCCCGGTCCTGGTCCATGTGGTGACGCAAAAGGGCAAGGGCTACGGGCCGGCCGAGGAATCGGCCGACAAGTATCACGGCGTCAGCAAGTTCGACGTGGTCACGGGCAAGCAGCAGAAGGCCAAGGCCAACGCGCCGGCCTACACGAAGGTGTTCGCCCAGTCTCTCATCAAGGAGGCGGAAAAAGACGAGAAGATCGTTGCGATCACGGCCGCGATGCCCTCGGGCACCGGCCTCGATCAGTTTGGCAAGGCTTTTCCGGATCGCACCTTCGACGTCGGCATCGCCGAGCAGCACGCGGTAACCTTCGCCGGCGGCCTGGCCACGGAAGGCATGAAGCCTTTTGCAGCAATCTACTCGACGTTCCTGCAGCGCGCCTACGATCAGGTCGTGCATGATATCGCCCTTCAAAGCCTGCCGGTGCGTTTCGCCATCGACCGGGCCGGGCTGGTGGGCGCCGACGGTCCCACCCATGCGGGCTCATACGACATCGCCTATCTGGGTTGCCTGCCGAACTTCGTTCTGATGGCCGCCAGTGACGAGGCGGAGCTCGTGCATATGGTGGCGACGGCGGCGGCCATCGACGACCGGCCGTCCGCCCTGCGTTATCCGCGCGGCGAGGGGATCGGCATTGAGTTGCCGGAATTCGGCGTGCCACTCGAAATCGGCAAGGGGCGGCTCGTGCGCGAGGGCAGCAAGGTGGCGATCCTGTCCTACGGCGCGCGGCTTCAGGAGGCGCTCGTGGCGGCGGAAGAGCTTGGCGCGAAGGGATTGTCCACCACGGTGGCCGATGCCCGTTTCACCAAGCCGCTCGACGAGGATCTGGTGCGCCGGCTGGCGCGCGAGCACGAAGTGCTGATCACGATCGAGGAGGGCGCCATCGGCGGGTTCGCGAGCCACGTCATGCAATTCCTGGCCTTGAACGGCGAGCTTGACCATGGCCTCAAGTTCCGTCCCATGACGCTTCCCGACAGGTTCATCAATCACGGCAAGCCCGATGGCATGTACGAAGATGCCGGGCTCAGGGCGCCCAACATCGTGTGCACTGCTCTGGCGGCGCTCGGTCGCGAGGCCGAAGTTGAAAGCCTGCTGAAGGCGGCGGCCGCGAAGTAGCCGGCGCGCCCTCGCCGTCATGGCGACAAGAAAGACGCCTTCCTCCAGACAACGGCCCCCGGACGGGGGCCGTTCGCGTTCGGGCGCTCATAAGCCCCGGAAAACACGTCTGGACGAGTTGCTGGTCGCTCGCGGCCTCGCACCCAGCCGGGCCAAGGCGCAGGCGCTCATCCGCGCGGGACAGGTGTTTGCCGGGACGGTCCGCCTCGACAAGCCGGGACATGGCGTGGGCGAGGACCTCGACCTGGAAGTCCGGGCGGCGCTCCCCTATGTCTCGCGCGGTGGGCTCAAGCTGGCCCACGCGATCGATCATTTCGGGTTCGACGCGAGCGGGCGCACGGCTCTCGACATTGGCGCCTCGACGGGCGGTTTCAGCGATGTCCTGCTGCAAAACGGGGCGCGACGGGTTTATGCGGTGGATGTCGGGCGGGGTCAACTCGACTGGGGTCTGCGCAACGATCCGCGCGTCATAGTGCTCGAAGGAGTGAACGCGCGCTATTTAAGCCGTCGGGAAGTCCCCGAGCCCATCGAGGCGCTCGTCTGCGACGCCAGCTTCATCGGCCTGAAAACAGTCTTGCCCGCAGCGCTCGACCTGGTCACGCCGGGTGGCTGGCTGGTGGCGCTGATCAAGCCCCAATTCGAGGTCGGCCGAGACAAGGTGGGCAAGAAGGGCGTGGTCCGTGACCCCGAATTGCACCGTTCGGTCTGTACCGATATCGAGGCCTGGCTGGCGGCCCGGCCTGGCTGGGCGGTCAGGGGGGTGACCGAAAGCCCCGTCACGGGGCCGGAAGGCAATCGCGAGTTCCTGATTGGCGCCGAGCGGGTGGGCTAGCGGCACTGCGCCTTGTGGCGCAGCCAGTGATCCGCCAGCACCACGGCCAACATCGCTTCCGCCACCGGGACGGCGCGGATGCCGACGCACGGGTCATGCCGGCCCTTCGTGCTGACATCGACATTCCGCCCGTCGCGGGTGACCGACTGCTTCGGATGCAGGATCGAGCTGGTCGGCTTGACCGCGAACCGCGCCACGAGGTCCTGGCCGGTGGATATACCGCCCAGAACTCCGCCCGCGTGATTGGTGCGGAACGTTACCTTCCCCCGCCGGCCGCGCATTTCGTCGGCATTTTCCTCGCCCGAGAGCAGCGCCGCCCCGAAGCCGTTGCCGATCTCCACGCCCTTGACGGCGTTCAGGCTCATC
It encodes the following:
- a CDS encoding IS1595 family transposase encodes the protein MAKAPTVHEFFQRFPDDDTCLDHLMTVRYGKSLDCPGCGVHGKFHRLKKRPVYSCQWCGYQISPMEGTPFERTHTPLTKWFYAMYLFTTSRHGVPAKELQRQLGVTYKTAWRMGHELRKYMGVVDGDPPLGGHTEVDETMIGGYRPGKRGRGAAGKTIVFGMLERGGDVMTRVVPNARKATLERHILEHVHSGTTISTDEWIAYRKLARHGYQHGRVDHSRDQWVSGIHHTNSIEGFWSMLKRSIRGTHIHVSRQHLSKYLGEFEFRWNSRHAPEMMFARLLMSF
- a CDS encoding histone deacetylase family protein encodes the protein MMTPIYTHDSCIAHDPGPGHPERPDRLRAVLRRLRQPDFAQLVWCEAAPATRAAVARAHDAAYVDWLLDQVPESGRIGLDGDTFLSPASGEAALLAAGAVCQAIDAVMAGKADNAFCAVRPPGHHAEAGHAMGFCLFNNIAIGAHHARAEHDLARVAMVDFDVHHGNGTQHMFERDPAFFFASTHQGGIYPGTGARDECGVGNVVNMPLPAMAGSADFRDAMTSTILPALAAFAPELVLISAGFDAHAADPLAMLDLQAADFAWATARILEVAASPAAGRVVSTLEGGYDLDALADCAAAHVGALLAAGASGTTV
- a CDS encoding exodeoxyribonuclease VII small subunit is translated as MANTKTVPADIAKMSFEDALKELDAIVQALESGDSRLDDAITSYERGAALKKHCEEKLREAQAKVEKIVLGAGGEAAAEPADID
- a CDS encoding polyprenyl synthetase family protein; protein product: MSRVREALTQAVESVESELKSLLPAGDGLDSRVFEAMTYALFAGGKRLRPFFVLTSAELFEVPEAWARRVAAAVEMVHTYSLVHDDLPAMDDDDLRRGQPTCHVQFDEATAILAGDALLTLAFGVLAEPETHPDGNVRAELVAALARAAGASGMVGGQMMDLAAEHQELDVGAITRLQRLKTGELIAFSCEAGGILGAAPAEARTALHAYAHDLGLAFQITDDLLDETGSATDLGKAVGKDAAAGKATFVSILGVEGARRQAVMLAEQAVEHLDLFGKKADLLRDIARYVVDRRG
- the dxs gene encoding 1-deoxy-D-xylulose-5-phosphate synthase — protein: MKTGHTPLLDTVVTPADTRTFSHDQLKQLADELRSETVDAVSVTGGHLGASLGVVELTVAIHHVFNTPDDRLIWDVGHQSYPHKILTGRRDRIRTLRQPGGLYGFTKRAESEYDPFGTAHSSTSISAGFGMAVARDLLGKTNNVISVIGDGAMSAGMAYEAMNNAGDSDSRLVVILNDNDMSIAPPVGAMSAYLSRLISSKPYRSIRHAAKEVAKRFPRPLEKAVERVEEYARGMVTGGTLFEELGFFYVGPLDGHNLDHLLPVLRNVRDSKEKGPVLVHVVTQKGKGYGPAEESADKYHGVSKFDVVTGKQQKAKANAPAYTKVFAQSLIKEAEKDEKIVAITAAMPSGTGLDQFGKAFPDRTFDVGIAEQHAVTFAGGLATEGMKPFAAIYSTFLQRAYDQVVHDIALQSLPVRFAIDRAGLVGADGPTHAGSYDIAYLGCLPNFVLMAASDEAELVHMVATAAAIDDRPSALRYPRGEGIGIELPEFGVPLEIGKGRLVREGSKVAILSYGARLQEALVAAEELGAKGLSTTVADARFTKPLDEDLVRRLAREHEVLITIEEGAIGGFASHVMQFLALNGELDHGLKFRPMTLPDRFINHGKPDGMYEDAGLRAPNIVCTALAALGREAEVESLLKAAAAK
- a CDS encoding TlyA family RNA methyltransferase, with the protein product MLVARGLAPSRAKAQALIRAGQVFAGTVRLDKPGHGVGEDLDLEVRAALPYVSRGGLKLAHAIDHFGFDASGRTALDIGASTGGFSDVLLQNGARRVYAVDVGRGQLDWGLRNDPRVIVLEGVNARYLSRREVPEPIEALVCDASFIGLKTVLPAALDLVTPGGWLVALIKPQFEVGRDKVGKKGVVRDPELHRSVCTDIEAWLAARPGWAVRGVTESPVTGPEGNREFLIGAERVG